TGGGCTACTTTGTGCGCTATATCTGGTGGAGCGAATTTGAGAAGTGTGAGGGGGTGGGAGCCTCTCTTCTTCACCAAGTCCGGCGAGGAGTTATTGATCTCAGGCTCTTATAGTATATTGGCTTACAATGTACAAACCAAGTCACTCAAGGAAATTCACACATATTCTGGCCGGGCATCCTTTGTTGGTCCTCTTAGGTATGTGGAAAGTCTGATACCCGCTGGGAAATTTTGAGAGATGAAACGTGGTAAAATCTTCCAACCTTTGGTGGATGTACGGCTCAAAATATGCCTTAGTTTTACCAGACTGTTTGTTATCTTTATTATGGTCCATCTCCttcgttcttttttttttttggttaatctATTTTGGGGTATTGACTGAAGGCTTTCGTTGAACCGGTAAACAGTAAATCTTAGGTCTAGAAAATTGCTAGAGACTGGTCGTGCGTGAATTGTTCGATGTCCTGAAAAAAGGATTCGAAGTTAATCCCTCGCTAGACAGCTATTATGGCATGAATAGCCCTTACTATGTAATATTACTACGTACTACTGGTTATCTGGTTTTTGGCCTAGCAAGTTTTGTCTCTTTTCCTATGTAAACTGTCCCAACTTGTACGGTAAAAGCGATCGAAATATTCCAAGTTATGAGAATGAAACTGGAAGCTGAATATGTACTATTTGCCTAGTGATTGCCCTTGCTGTATCTGGGCAGTCAGCTACCATATATATGATTCTCGCAAGAAACTCTAGCACATAAGCTTAGACAAAACTGTGAACCTAATTGTTGGAACTACTTATTATGGCATCCAAGACAAAATATGCTAGGAGCAGAAATTTATTCTATAACCGGGGATGACAAAATATGCTAGGACACGACAAGCTTGATTGTTAGGAAAATATTAAATGCAACTAGGACTGTAAATATTAAGCAGAAAAGATGACTCTTCTTGAGTATGTAGGAGGACTGTTGCGATTTTTAGGCACTATAATACAAAGGATTTGGAAGTTTAAATGTTCTATTTGCACTTGGAAGCCCCTCAATGCTGCTCCATTGGTCGCCAAGAATGCCCCAAATGCGATATCCCTTGCTGATCAATTGTTTCCTTGCATCAGATTTGAATCCCTGGATGTCCTTGCATGCATCATCAGCTCCCCTGCAACAACAGAGCAATGAGAATAATCTCAAAAGATAGGCAGACACCATTTAGAGCGGATGCACAGAATCATGTTTTAAAAGGATGCTTATTGTGCTAGCAAAAGAAATCATATCCAGACCTTAATAAGAGACTACTCCAGCCAAAGAAGCCCTCATTGACAAGGTTGTCGACTGTGGCAGATCTGAGATGCTCCACCCTTGAAGAAACCAAAATGATCCGGACTCCTCGTGATTTAAGCTCATTGAAAAGCTTCAGAGAGTGCTGAAGGGCTGGTGCTTTGCCCTTGCTCATCCACTCTTCCAAAGAGGTCAAGTTCAACTTCTTTCCCCTATTAAAAACAATGGTAGGAATCAGGCTTAAAGCGAATGAATAATAGAATCTTATATATAGCTGAAATAACTTACCCAAAACCATTTCTCTTGTAGTAAGGGACAGTGGACAAAAGAGTATCATCAATGTCAAAGATCCAAGCATCTGTGCCATCTTTCTTGAGATTGCAGCTGGTGCTGAGATAGACAATGGATTCATGAATAGTCCTCTCAGAATCCACCTTGTATTGAGTTGATGTCATGTATTTGCCCATGTATGAAACACATTCATCAGGCACAACATCAAAATCCCTGATGTTATGGAGCTCAACATTCATCCTCCAAGCCTCACAGTAGTTCTTCAAGGTGATTTGAAGTCCATCTTTGCCCTTCTCCTTGAGAATGTTACAGTCTGCTGCAGCTGAGCCTAGCAGGAAGCCAAAGATAGCTAACAAAATGCCAACACTTCTTGCCATCCTTTTCCTCACAAAGGGTAGTGGGGAATCTACAACGGGCATCGATGGCTGTCTAATTTGTCCGGTTTAAGTAGCTACCATCTGTAGAACTGGTCAGCAATTTACACTTAGGAGGTGCAAAGGACATGGAGCAGCGGGCATTAGTTGGCACATGGCGCTTCTTGTCCATTTTCAGCTTCACATGGCAAACAAGACACCTAATGTATTAAAATAAGGGATTACTCTATCCCAATTAATCCATAAGATACTGCCCAAAAGTCTGCAACAAATATACTAAAGACTGTGAAATGGTAATTAGAATCTATAAAACTGTCACTATGCGAGGAGGCTTCAGATACTTGACTTTACACCAGCATTGTCAAGTGCGTTGGTCTTCATTTTTGGAAAGTTCCTCAAGTCTTCCACATTAGGACCGAGTTATAAAAGTCTTCCTCAAGTCTTTCTTAAAACACGTCATAAAAGCATATCACACGGGCTCCATCGACCGACTTTCGTTTAGGAGCCGCTGACTATAATTTGTCAACGTATTGGATGCCCATACAAAAAATGATCGCTTTGTTTGTCAACGCATTTCTACCATTTATTGATCAGAACTGTCTGCAGCAGCAGCTGCATCCCTGTTGGAGGAACATTAATAGATAGATTTTCTTTATTATCCCGAGGAACTTCGAAATATTAAATCGATTATTTGGACGTGATCAATCTCAATAGTCTAAATCGAGTATTGGTGCAACTATAACCGGCCAATAAAATTTCGTTTTTTAACCAGCTAAGAGAAATCCCTTCAGCAACAAAAGTTTTCTGGGTTGCCAAAATGTGTTGCAGGGTTACCCGGCAAGACAGTGGCTAATGCCATATGTGCAATTATTTCTATGTAAATTGAGTTTTGCAAAGGTATCAAATTCTCTCACTTTTCCAGCAGCCATTTCCACAGCTATGCTTTAAACTCAATCGTGGATGGATGAACAGAAATAGCAATTGGAAGCGCATCAACAACAAAAATGTGGCACTTGGATACATCAATATACGGACGGTGAGCATTATGCAATATATAAGTTATTTCTTCTGTCACTGTATAAACTTGCTGCCTAGCCTACACTACTTTTAGGCATAACATGCAGATTGTTCTTCTGGGACCAAAAAATCTACACTCCCCGTTGGATTACTATTTTTACAGTTTTTATAGGAAAAAAATATGCTGTAATAATTTGATGCATGCAAgatttgaaaaatgtgttcacaaaaacgtaaaaaaattttcacagaaaatcacaatccaaacaaggaaaATGCAATTCTAATCCTACCCCAAAAGGATGATGGTCAAGATAAATGTTACAAGTACCATTATGAGTAATTCTCAGAGAGTATTCCGGGTGCAATTGGCAAACCAGTAAGAGACGCTAACTATTATTACCAATTTCGGATTCAACCCTACGTTTACTCGCAAGAAGAAATAACTAGAAGACGAGAAAAGTCAACCGAACTGCCTGCAGTGCTTTAGGAGAGACAATTTTACAAGCAAAATGTGCATGAAACATTTTTAACCGAATCAATTAGCGAAAACTTTCTACATTTGAGCTGATCCTAAGATCTTTTGTCGTATGAGATCTTCAATTAGCGAAACAGATCCAAAGCGAACGGTAATGAGAAGCAAATCCTCTGAATCACCACTTCTATATAATACTACCAGTTTtaaattccttccaaattcaCAGCTAGACTTTTTGTTTTGCATACCACGGGAATGCCTGTTCAAACAAAAGGGAACTGAACaatatttaaaaacaaaaaaaaaaaagaggaaaaatactTGAGCTAAAGAGCTTCAAGTTTCAGCAAAGCCAACTGCCATTCACACACaaaaaatatcatacaaaatcTTGTGCTTGTCAAACTTTAACTAAAAGTGACAAGGCAGACCAAATCTCAAACAATGGCATTAGCAGCACTAGCAATCCTGGGCCACAGATCAGCACACTCCTTCCCTATCGGACCAGTAATAGCAGACCCTAAAGAAGACAATAGTTAGCATGTAAGACATGAGAACAAagagcaaaaaaaataaaataaaataaaaaataagaagaagaagtttGAAACATCgaaaaagaatataaaatgaaatgcaagaatgaattttgataattaTGAGAGCTTCTAATAAGCAAATCTTGCTGGTCCACGATGACATTTAAGTGGAAATTAATAAGGAAATTAGCTAACACTTGCTATTACCGTCCATTGCTTGGTCAAGTGCAACAAGATTCAAAATACTTGTATTTAAGCATGCATTCGCACATAATCACCATGGTTTGAGCAAATTGTATACCTTTCATTTCACCTTTAGGATTCACAATGACACCCGCATTATCTGCATAAAGACAAACATTAACTCAGGTATCAAacattgatcaaatgaaaaaagaTATCCCAAATCCCTGCGCATGATCCCCAAGCAAACAACAGACAATATGAATACTAGTCCAAGTATTAACATAAAACAAGGGAATGCAAAGAAAAGCAACTATGAGCTCATGCGCTCCCCGTGGAGGTAATTCTATAAAGGTCattcccaaaacatgaaaaaacCCAGTGGAGGTAAATCTATAAAGGTCATTCCTagaacaccaaaaaaaaaagaagaagaagaacatgtcAACTATAAGCTTCTACTTAAGTTGCAATCAATGGTATAAATAAGACTTGGTGGATAATGATGATAATATATGTATCATGCAGCCCTTAACCTTGAGAAACATTTGAGGGCAATTCACACTTATGCTATTTGcaactattttttcaaaaaaataaaattttcaaaaatatgtaGAACCAATTCAGAGTTGATTATGCATTGGTTAGCAGTTTTCAATAACACACCCCAGATAAATTGTCTGCATTGCTATGCGTATTTCAGGCAGAAGATTACACAAGCACACATCTGAAATGTTATTGTAGATTGACATTGTAATTTAACAAATTATATGTAGAAGCTCTTGCTAAAAATGTAGGGCTCCAATGGAGCAGATTTGAGCTTTAAAAAGCTATATCATATCTGCAACGAGGGGCGCCTTTGCTTTTCCAGACGTGTAACTGTATCAACCACAGAACATGAAGGTGGATACCTGACTAATGTCTGGTGTTATCTAGTTACCAGCTATTagtaaagagatggaaaaaccACTATACACAGGTACATAAACATGTAAAATAGATAGCTGAACTGACAAAATGTTCTCAGGTGTAAATCTCTGAACATGATAACTATGATAAGCAAGTAGTCGGATGAACCCAAATATCATGGGTATTGATCACAAACAAAGACCATAATAATACAATGATAATGCTTCAACCCAAATAGATCCATAAACCATCTTCAGCCAAAACAAAGAAGCAACAGATATGGAACGGATGCCAGGTAGCAGGACCCTCCTGAGACAAAAGGCTAATGAATACTTGCATAGACACATCTGACTAATTTGTTTATCTACAAAGATGCAATACTGCTGTGTATTGCATTTAGGGCCCATATGGAGCAGATGTATGCTTAAGAGGTTTTAATACATCCGTAACGATAGGCACACTCCCTTTTCCAGACTTGTAACTGTATTAACCACTAAATGTATGTTAATACCTGACTAAGACTGGGAAGGTCATCCAAGTACAATAGGAGATTCAGCatccaaacaaaataaatgtaAAAACACACTTTATCCATCCCACTACAATGAATGAAAATTCTGGTTAACTATTAGACCATTGCATGTTATAACCTGTCATTTATTGCAGCTATCCATCTAAGAGCTGGAAGATATGAACAATCTGTGAGTAGCGGTAATACTTAACCATCTATGAGAAGAAATGTATCGAATTGCGAAAAGTGAGATCTCATAAGGAAAATCCCACTCGATATAAATTCGACAATATCATTTCATTTGGCTGGACTAAGGAAGCATCATATCTTGTTACATTCATAGGCTACAAACGTAACATGGCATATGATGCATCAAGACAAACCCTAGCCAGCGAAAGCTAGTTTTGGCAAATCTCCTTCTAAGCCTAAATTAAAACAAGTTTTCCCCAGTCAACGTCCTTAAGAGTTAATTTAAAACCATAGTCTGCAAGACACATTATTAGCTGGACTTTAAACAATCAACACAAGTCTCCCAAGTACCACCTAACAGCAAAGAAGACCCCCGCAGAAAGAGATAGCCATAAAAAAGAGAAGCTCAAAAAAGCACAAGACAAGTAAGTAAACAACTCTCCGAAGTACACCCCAGAGCTAAACAAATAGTCATAAACATACAACTCTCTCAAGCAGCACCGAAGGACTAAGCCAAAAGAATTTTGTGAAAATGGGAAGCAAAAAAGAGATTCAAATAATGTGATAGAAATGTATCAACCTTGACAGAGCATGGTTCAATATGATTAAAACCCACTCGATCTTATGACTGACATTCATTTTACTGTAGCTGGTCTCAGGAAGCATCACGTCATGTGCACATAACACTCAAATGTTCTTGAGAAATCCACACATCAAGATGCTGCTTAGCCAGCCATCACTTCTGCACACCAAGTAATGACTTACCTAAGAACATCTCCTTTCCTCTCATGACTTGCGTTGTCTCAGTACAATCAGATGAGTACtttcaaattaaaaaattaaagaaaaaatcaaattccAGCAGTGTTGTAAAACAATCCTATACAAACAACCAAGACCAAACAATATATTCTTTAAAGCCCAACGACAAATGATTGAAACAATTATCCTAGATACACTTATGCCTTAAATAGACCGAGAGCTGACAAAGAAGGCTCTTTTGACAAGTCAATATCCACTGAACCGCTAATGACACaaaaaacacc
This region of Coffea arabica cultivar ET-39 chromosome 3c, Coffea Arabica ET-39 HiFi, whole genome shotgun sequence genomic DNA includes:
- the LOC113733723 gene encoding acid phosphatase 1-like, whose protein sequence is MPVVDSPLPFVRKRMARSVGILLAIFGFLLGSAAADCNILKEKGKDGLQITLKNYCEAWRMNVELHNIRDFDVVPDECVSYMGKYMTSTQYKVDSERTIHESIVYLSTSCNLKKDGTDAWIFDIDDTLLSTVPYYKRNGFGGKKLNLTSLEEWMSKGKAPALQHSLKLFNELKSRGVRIILVSSRVEHLRSATVDNLVNEGFFGWSSLLLRGADDACKDIQGFKSDARKQLISKGYRIWGILGDQWSSIEGLPSANRTFKLPNPLYYSA